In Novosphingobium kaempferiae, the DNA window GGCCTACGACTACACGATTTATGGCGACCTCAAGGGCAGGGTCGAGAGGATCAGCGCCGATACGATCGAGGAAGAGACGGTGCATGGCAAGGAGGCCTACTATCAGGTTCTTGTCAGGACCGACGGCGCGCATCTTGTCCGGGACGGAAAGCCTCTGCCGATCATTCCCGGCATGGTTGCCGAGGTCGATATCCTGACGGGAAAGCGCAGCGTTTTGAACTACTTGCTGCGCCCTCTACTCAAGGCGCGGTTGCACTGAACGGCTGCGTCAGGTCAGGCTGCCGAGCGCTGTTCCGCCTCGTCGCCTTCCGATGGGGCCGCGTGTCCGCTGATTTCCGCTCCGGCATCCGTTGCAAAGCGCAGGTTCCAGAACGTGGCCGTCACGGAGATCGCAGTGACCACCCAGAACGCCACCGAGAAGTCACTGAGCGTGGGCGTAGAGCTACCATTGGCCAACATAGCCAGATGCAGGGCCGTCGCAGCGACACAGATACCGAGGGACAGCATCAGTTGCTGGAAGGTGGAGTAGAATGCCGTGGCGCTGCTCATGTGCTGCTTGTCCACGCCGTCGTAGGCGATCGTGTTGTAGGCCGTGAACTGGAACGACATGAAGAAGCCGCAGAGCACCAGCACGCAGAACATCGCCCAGGTCGGCCAGCTAGGGCCGAACAGCCCGCAGATCGCATAGCCCGCGGTTGCGATGATGCCGTTCCAGATGAGCGCCCGGCGGAAACCGAAGCGACGCAGGACGCGGGGTGCAAAGCTCTTCATCGCCAGCGAGCCTATGGCCGTAGCGACGGTGATGGTACCGCTCTTCGCCGCCGTGAACCCGAGGCCGACCTGCATCATCAGCGGCAGCAGGAACGGCTGGGCGCCCTGCGTTATCCGCGTGATCGAACCGGCGATCACGGACAGCCGGAACGTGGGATCGCGCAGCAATCCAAGGTCGAGTATCGCCCCCTCTCGCCCGATGGCATGTCGGACGTAGAGCGCTCCGGCGGCGCCGCCGATCACGATCAGGATCGCCGCCATGGCGCCCTCGCCCGGTCGGCTGACCATTTCGAAGCCGAACAGCAGGCATCCCAGCGATACGCCGCTCAACACGAAACCGCGGGCGTCGAAACGGCCGGGATCATCCTCGCGGATATTGGCGATGTACCGCCCCACCAGCCAGAAGCCCAGCGCGCCCATCGGCAGGTTGATGTAGAATATCCAGCGCCAGTCGAGGTAGGTCACGATGAATCCGCCCAGCGGCGGGCCGAGGATCGGCCCGATCAGCGCCGGCACCAGCAGCCACGACATCGCATTGACCATGTCCCGCTTGGCGACCGACCGCAGCAGGACGAGCCGCCCCACCGGGATCATCATCGCGCCCCCCATGCCCTGCACGAAGCGGGACACCACGATCATCTCGAGCGTGCGGGATTGCCCGCAGGCGAGGCTTCCGAGAACGAAGAGCAGTATGGCGCTGCGGAACACGGTGCGCGAGCCGAAGCGATCCGCCAGCTTGCCCGACGCGGGGATGAAGATGGCCAGCGCGAGCAGGTAGGATGTCAGCGCGACGCTCATCTCCTGCGGCCGTACCGCAAAGTCGCGCGCCATGGTTGGCAAGGCCGTCGCCAGAACAGTCGAGTCGACGAATTCCATGAACAGCGCCGAGGCCACGATCAGCGCGACAAGCCGATAATTCGGGCTGGATTCGGGAGGGCCGAGATCCTTCGTCTTTGCCAGTGACCCTGCGGCAGGCACGATGCCGTCGCGCACTTCGGCATTGACCGAAGCCATACCTCGCCGCCGCGGCCTCATGGATGGACCTCGAGATATCGGGCGATTGAAGGCATGTTCGGACTTTCCGGGTTACGGACGGCTGGGATCCCCCATCCGGCGCGCCCATCTTGTCGCGGGCGCTGCCGCTACGGGGCATATAGGTGCAACGCAGCATATTGGAACCCCGAACCGCGCAGTGCCCGGACAATCCCTCGGATTCAATCGCCTGGCAAGGTCTGTACGAAGCCCATGACAAGGCGCTTGAGCGCAGCCTCGATGTCGGCTTGCGAAGGTTCGCCGTCCTCATGCCCCAGGATCATCGCGCGCAGCACTCCGGCGAATGCGTTGGTCAGCACGAAGGCTTCGGTGGCGCCAAAACCGGCTTGCTCAGCCTCGGCATCACCGGCAGTCAGCAAGGCGATGACGCGTTCGATCAACGGCGTCAGCCGCCCGCCACCGCGCGACAGCGAGTATTCCGCGACAAGCCGGTGAGCCTGCCGCCTCTCGCCATAGCCGCAGGTGACGGCCCGAACGATGCGTGACACCTTCTCCCCCGCGTCATGCATCGAGGCGTCCGACAGCGCCGCGATCACCCGCTGGGAGAGTTCGGCCATTTCCCGGTCGGCCAGCGCATCGAGGATCGCCTCCTTATTCGGGAAGTACTGGTACAGCGTGCCGATGCTGACCCCAGCGGTTTGCGCCACCGCGTTGGTCGTCAACGCACCCATGCCGCCGCTGTCGACGAGTCGGATCGCGGCTTCCAATATGAGTTCGATCTTGTGCAGCGCCCGTCCCTGACGCGGCGTGCGGACCGTGGATCGGCTATCTTCCGCCATTTTTCACCTGCGCCAGTGGAGTGAGGCGAACGCGAGTTTTCGAATGTGAGCGATGCTCATATTATCGCAGTAGCCAAGCGGTTCAATCACTTTCCCATGCCGCTGCTGAAAGGAAAGCTCGATGTCAGGCAATTCCGGCAGTTTCGATCTCGCCACACGCAGGGACTGGGGCGCAGCCCTGAATGCCTTGCGGCAATTGCTGTCCAATGCCGACGACACTGCGCAAGTGTTCCGCATCATGCGCGCCCTGAATGCGGGGTCGGCAGGCAAGGGATACGCGCGTCTGCTGCGCACGGAAGCCGGCGGACGGATCGCCTACCGCCGAACCGAACTGGCCCGGCTTCTTTCGGACGCAAGCTTCGTAGCTTCCTGTCCGCCATCGAGCGTCGGCGCAGCCTATGCCGACTTTCTCACAAGAACAGGCTATTCCGCAAAGGGACTGGCCGCCGTGAGCATGGAGGACGGCATGGCGAGCGAAGCGGAGCACCCGCATGCCTGGTTCGGCAGGCGCACCCGCGACGTCCACGACATCTGGCACATCCTGACAGGTTACCGGGCCGATGACCCGCTCGGCGAGGCCTGCCTCGTCGCATTCTCCTACGCGCAGACCGGCGGGCTCGGCTGGGCATTCATCGCGCTCGGCGCGGCCTTCAAGGCTTGCCGCACGCCCGGTGGCGGCGGCGCCTTGCGCGCCATCCGGGAGGGCTATCGGAACGGGCGACGAGCCGCGTGGCTGCTCGGCGAGGATTACGAAGCGATCCTGAGCGAACCGCTGGACGCGGCCCGCATCAGACTGCGGATCGCGCGGCCCGCCGCCTACGAAACCATGGGCAGCGAGCGCGCCGGGTTCTTCAGGACATCGCCGGTGGCTTCATGAACGGGTCATCCGGCAGCGGAATGAATTCCTGGTCGTCGGCGTCCGGCAGTTTCATCCGCCCCGCCTTCCAGTCTTCTGCCGCCTGCCGGAGCCTGTCCTTCGATGACGATACGAAGTTCCAGTAAAGGAACCTCTCGCCGACCGGTTCGCCGCCGAGCACCATGACCGTCGAGCGCTCGGCCGCCGTCATCCGCGACACAGCCGCGCCGAGCACCAGCATCCGTCCGGCTTCGTGCCGCGCGCCGTCGATCTCGATTGCGCCCGTAGCGACGTAGACTGCCCGTTCCGCATGACCCGAAGGGATTTCAGCGGTCGCACCCGGCTCCATGTCGAGGTGGGCATAGAACAGCGGCGAATGCGTCCGCGCCCCTGCAACGAGGCCGTAGGCGCTTCCGGCAATGAGTTGGCCCTGGATACCGGCCTCGCTCCACTGCGGCAGGTCGTCGCCTGCGTGATGGGAAAAGCCCGGATCGGTCTCCTCATCCTCCTGTGGCAAGGCCACCCAGGCCTGAATCCCGTGCAGATGGTCGCCGACGGCACGGGCCTTCTCAAAACGCTCCGAATGGGTGATGCCGCTGCCGGCGGTCATCCAGTTCACTTCGTTCGGGCGCACCGGCTGGTGAGAGCCCACGCTGTCCCTGTGCATGATCTCGCCTGAGAACAGGTACGTCACGGTCGACAGGCCGATATGCGGGTGCGGGCGGACATCGAGGCTGCGATCCGCACCCGCCGCGACATCGAGCGGCCCCATGTGAT includes these proteins:
- a CDS encoding MFS transporter, producing the protein MASVNAEVRDGIVPAAGSLAKTKDLGPPESSPNYRLVALIVASALFMEFVDSTVLATALPTMARDFAVRPQEMSVALTSYLLALAIFIPASGKLADRFGSRTVFRSAILLFVLGSLACGQSRTLEMIVVSRFVQGMGGAMMIPVGRLVLLRSVAKRDMVNAMSWLLVPALIGPILGPPLGGFIVTYLDWRWIFYINLPMGALGFWLVGRYIANIREDDPGRFDARGFVLSGVSLGCLLFGFEMVSRPGEGAMAAILIVIGGAAGALYVRHAIGREGAILDLGLLRDPTFRLSVIAGSITRITQGAQPFLLPLMMQVGLGFTAAKSGTITVATAIGSLAMKSFAPRVLRRFGFRRALIWNGIIATAGYAICGLFGPSWPTWAMFCVLVLCGFFMSFQFTAYNTIAYDGVDKQHMSSATAFYSTFQQLMLSLGICVAATALHLAMLANGSSTPTLSDFSVAFWVVTAISVTATFWNLRFATDAGAEISGHAAPSEGDEAEQRSAA
- a CDS encoding pirin family protein produces the protein MIEMVIEQRRRSLGGGLDVGRVLPFAKRRMVGPFVFFDHMGPLDVAAGADRSLDVRPHPHIGLSTVTYLFSGEIMHRDSVGSHQPVRPNEVNWMTAGSGITHSERFEKARAVGDHLHGIQAWVALPQEDEETDPGFSHHAGDDLPQWSEAGIQGQLIAGSAYGLVAGARTHSPLFYAHLDMEPGATAEIPSGHAERAVYVATGAIEIDGARHEAGRMLVLGAAVSRMTAAERSTVMVLGGEPVGERFLYWNFVSSSKDRLRQAAEDWKAGRMKLPDADDQEFIPLPDDPFMKPPAMS
- a CDS encoding TetR/AcrR family transcriptional regulator is translated as MAEDSRSTVRTPRQGRALHKIELILEAAIRLVDSGGMGALTTNAVAQTAGVSIGTLYQYFPNKEAILDALADREMAELSQRVIAALSDASMHDAGEKVSRIVRAVTCGYGERRQAHRLVAEYSLSRGGGRLTPLIERVIALLTAGDAEAEQAGFGATEAFVLTNAFAGVLRAMILGHEDGEPSQADIEAALKRLVMGFVQTLPGD
- a CDS encoding Coq4 family protein — translated: MRQLLSNADDTAQVFRIMRALNAGSAGKGYARLLRTEAGGRIAYRRTELARLLSDASFVASCPPSSVGAAYADFLTRTGYSAKGLAAVSMEDGMASEAEHPHAWFGRRTRDVHDIWHILTGYRADDPLGEACLVAFSYAQTGGLGWAFIALGAAFKACRTPGGGGALRAIREGYRNGRRAAWLLGEDYEAILSEPLDAARIRLRIARPAAYETMGSERAGFFRTSPVAS